A portion of the Lolium rigidum isolate FL_2022 chromosome 1, APGP_CSIRO_Lrig_0.1, whole genome shotgun sequence genome contains these proteins:
- the LOC124695781 gene encoding SEC14 cytosolic factor-like gives MGAACDDAVQQLARLLDQVEEPLKKTFQNVHQGYPTETLVRFLKAREWHVTNAHKMLVDCLNWRIQNEIDSILEKPIVPVDLYRSVRESQLIGLSGYSKEGVPVFAFGVGQSTYDKASVHYYVQSHIQINEYRDRIILPMTSKKFTRPITTCIKVLDMTGLKLSALSLLKILTAISAVDDLNYPEKAESYYIVNAPYIFSACWKVVKPLLQERTRKKVHVLHGSGKDELLKIMDHSSIPHFCRREGSSKSSLSGVNDCFSLDHPFHQELYRYIEQQALNQELVKQCSLHVDIPDQDPEDVKIVEAIEAEFHKLGEQNGSANVGNKITVSV, from the exons ATGGGAGCTGCCTGCGACGACGCCGTCCAGCAGCTCGCCCGCTTGCTGGACCAAG TCGAGGAGCCGCTGAAGAAGACCTTCCAG AATGTGCACCAGGGCTATCCAACAGAGACACTAGTGCGCTTCCTTAAAGCAAGAGAGTGGCATGTAACAAATGCTCATAAAATG CTTGTAGATTGTTTGAATTGGAGGATACAAAATGAAATTGACAGTATACTGGAG AAACCTATAGTTCCAGTAGATTTGTATAGATCGGTACGAGAATCACAGCTTATTGGATTATCAGGATACTCAAAGGAG GGCGTCCCAGTATTTGCCTTTGGTGTTGGACAGAGCACATATGACAAAGCTTCG GTCCATTACTATGTGCAGTCTCATATTCAGATAAATGAGTACCGTGATCGTATTATTTTG CCTATGACTTCGAAGAAGTTTACACGGCCTATTACCACATGTATAAAGGTTCTTGATATGACTGGTTTGAAGTTGTCAGCACTGAGCCTATTGAAG ATTTTGACTGCAATATCTGCTGTTGATGATCTGAATTACCCTGAGAAGGCCGAGAGCTATTATATTGTAAATGCTCCATATATATTCTCAGCCtgttggaag GTTGTGAAACCTCTTTTGCAAGAGAGGACAAGAAAGAAGGTTCATGTTTTGCATGGTTCTGGTAAAGATGAGCTCCTAAAG ATTATGGACCATTCCTCCATCCCCCATTTCTGTCGACGCGAGGGCTCATCTAAATCTTCATTGAGCGGCGTCAATGACTGCTTCTCGCTTGACCACCCTTTCCACCAAGAGCTCTACCGCTACATCGAGCAGCAGGCACTGAACCAGGAACTCGTCAAGCAGTGTTCTTTGCATGTAGACATCCCTGACCAAGACCCTGAGGACGTCAAGATTGTGGAGGCCATCGAGGCTGAGTTTCACAAGCTCGGTGAGCAGAACGGCTCTGCCAATGTTGGCAATAAGATAACAGTGTCTGTGTAA